The region gccgtgtagtccaagatcaagatcaagatcgaggcccgcggcggcggcggcgcgcgcgcgtgtgggctctttcacccatctcgcgcgtgtgggcttttaACTAAAGCTCTTTCAAGCTTTagttaaaagctaattatgcccaattttaatccactatttctcacttaCCGAAattcggatttgagaaagtgaatatactacatttatctacgtaaaatgtaaattgacgctatatcatttaatttcacaaaattagatgtctcgtcacatttattatttggtcaaaatccattgaccgagcatattttattccatgatttctatATAAACTGTATAAATGGACCTTTAGTTTGAACATTAacgatattttttaatattctaaaGTCTTTTCGCATTTTTATTCTAAATACGATTGGAGTCATTGGACTggcattaattattttaaataattttatttgtacttTTGCATCATTCATATCTTCTCTATACTTTAGTCCTTTTAGGTGCATCTATGTAATTAATCAAATTTCACTTACGCAGAGATCACGAGGTCTTATATCTGTGGAGAAGTGCTAATAGCATCTCCAAGTTAAAAAGTAACTAGAGCATTTATAAGGAAGAGAGGTAAATTAAGAAGatatatttctcatttattatctaaaaaaaatgattatatCTTCTTAAAAAGTAATGCACTCcaagaaattaaaaaagataaattaaagAGGCGAACAAAATaactacttcatccgtccctaaTAATTAGTTACCATTTGATCCGGCATATGTTTTAAGagatgtaatagaaagtgagttgaaaaaattagtggcatgtgagtcctacttttatatattagttttatactaaaatgtgagtgaaaatgagTTAATGAAATGTAGAATCGACTACCAAAAatgtaaaagtgaaaggtggtAAATTTTTATGGACGGACGAAAACGGAAATAAGTAACAAATTTTcaaggacggaaggagtaactTTTTACCTTTTGTATCAAGAAGATGTAAAGATACAttctcaaaataaaagaatgtaTAATATCTCCTCAAATACTGTTCCCAttggagcatgaaattttatgaagaaaaggtaaatatgatagttatttATCTTTATCTCTCCGTTTATTATTTTCCTTGGAGATGCTGAGAAggtataatatactccctccgttccattaaatatgcaacatttgttttttggcacgagattttatgtagtgttgttttgtgaattaatgaagagagagtaaagtaagagagaagaaaaagtagagagagtattgtttctaattttagaaacatttcatttttaatgagacaaacaaaaaacgaaaacgtttcatttctaatgggacagatgaAGTATATATCATGCTGACAATACCAGATCAAAATACTTTGAAAATTTATATGGAAATATTTGAAATaagaaaatactccctccgtcccacactaAAGAtatccacattcttgagtggcatgagattttaggaggaaTTTTAGGTGTAGTATCTAAATTTTATTAGGAGTACTTATTTAGGAGGcccattgcccatatttttatgggatgggaGGAGTATGAAGTGAAATAAAATCGGAGTTTATTAGCATATTCATTTGGTGCAAAACTTAAGCGACATggccaaataaataaaaaggtaTACTGCAAATCTAATACTAGTATATGGTGAAAGCATGATATATACTGCAAATCCATGAAAGCACAGCATATGGTGCTGTGGACAAAACGCACAAATATAGGCATGAAACGCAgcctcatttccttttctctactttttttttaatattttcattctTATTTAACATTaacattattatataattttgaatactaaaatacattgtaaaatctaattatcaaaatattaaCTATGATTATCAATTTGTAATAAAATGACTATCTCGAAAATAtgttatcattattattttatttttatatttaattgatgATTTCATCAATATGTAATTAggaaatatatttatcattcaatattttattatttcgaGTTCATCATTTTATTTCAGAAATGATaacataatatttatataattgaaTTTCTACAATGTTTTTCGTATATAAAACTGTTAAATAagaatgaaaatattaaaaaaagtagagaaaaggaAATGGGGCTGCGTTTCATGCCTAAATTTGTGCGTTTTGTCCACAGCACCATATGCTGTGCTTTCATGGACAGCAGGGGATCCTCCCCCGATATATACTTGTGGTATTTCATGACAATAAATTGCAATAAATGACTCTCGACTAGGGTTTAAATTCAGATGAGATATTTTTTCACTTTTACTTTCTTTTTCTCATCAAGGAAAAATTTGactatttctatttctttttatctgtattttcttttatttcttcctTTAACTAATTAAGAGAGACTaattaagagagagtaaagtatgtgaaaaaaaaataaagtaagagtgatgatatgttttatttttagtaaaaaataaataactcaACTTAATTGAGACAATCCTAAAAGAAATACACAATTCAACTTAATTGGAGCCGAAGAGCATGAAATGTTCTATTCCCTGGTTATACATAACATAATTTCTTTGAAAACAAGTAAATAATTCTTCACACAATTGATATGAGATGATATCAAAGATatcaaattatatactccctccatttcataACAATAGAGACGGTTTTTTCAGcatgcaatttaagaaaaaatgtgttaaatGAACTAAGtgaaggaagaataaagtagtatatatgaaaaaagtagagagatgaagagagaataaagtaagagagagtaaagtaagtgagaagaaatgtgttcacttttactaaaaagaagaaatgactccactataaAATgtatcaaaatggcaaaatgactcaactattatggaacgaagggagtagtatgtCTGTATGTGTGAGTTAGCTATGACACGActttaaatattttcatatttatacaaaaaatgcTTACATCTATGAATTAACAACTGAAATTAGGAGTATTAAAATATGTAAACATTCTGGATTAACCTTTGAACTTGAATCTTCCATTAATAAATActttattttgccattttcacCAATCCACTGGTAAAGGACCATTTTCAATTTCTATTTaatactatttttggtaatggaccgcGCATTCTACTAATTTTATCTCACTTACATTTTGTTATTCCattcgtccccaaagaatatgcaatttaggtttgacatgagttttaatataaatttggtaaagtaagagagatgtagagagaaaaaataattaaagtctcacctcaatagagagaaaagactttccaaaattaaaaaagtgcatattcttgtgggacgaactaaaaaagaaaagagtgaatATTTTTATAGTGGGGAGgaagtataaaattaatagtaatatataaaagtagaactcacCTTACACTAATTTTTTCCACCCATGTTTTACTGCATTTTATAAAACCCATGCTATATCAAATTGTGGAGGGAGTAAACATTTTTCTGATCCATATATCCATGATTAAATACCAGCTCTTTGAAGGGTAGTtctggtaaaaaaaataatgtgatATGAAATTAAAGTCgaccaataaaataaaataagtactaCTAATAAAAATTAGAGCCAAAGTAATCCGAAACGAGTAGAGCACGACAAACGAAAACATCAAATATTGAATCTTCAAACACAAGTTTAAAccaaagaataaaacaaaaacagagAAAGGTAGCCATTACTTTTCTTGGTGATCGTATTCGTCATTTATCATTTGCCTTTGTTTTATCCAAAGACTCGAATTCAATCCAATATTCTTAGCGCCAAACACAGGACCAGATGACAATTTGATTGAATTGTAGAAAACAAATGATGACGATGGAGGGCATGATGGATACGGCGGTGCTGGATGATATAATCAGGCGTCTATTGGAAGGGAAAGGAGGGAAACAGGTGAAGCTCTCCGAGGTTGAAATTCGCCAGCAACAAGTGAAGCTCTCCGAGGTTGAAATTCGCCAGCTCTGCGTCAACGCCCGCCAAATCTTCCTCTCTCGCCCCAAAGATAATTTTGGTGTTGAGATTTGATAATTTTGGATTGTGCTTGAAGAGATTTTGATATATGTGGCCGGAATCATGTACTAAAAAGATAATTAGTATAATTGTTTGGTGAATTGTGGTTGTGTGGTGTCAATCTGATCAGGTTTAATCAATGTGTTAGTATTAAATGAGATTATATGAAATGAGTGTTGAAAGAGATAACAAAGTTGGTCAAGCCGctgcatgccaagttgatcaagttgaaaGAGATAACAAAGTTGGTCAAGCCTCTGCtagccaagttgatcaagccgctgctaaccaagttgatcaagccgccACCTGCCGAGTTGATCAACAAGCCGCGATCCGTGATCTCAAGTCACTGGACCGTCAAGCTGATCAAGTTGCAGTGCGTTGTGCGCAAGCCAGAACAACCACGAACTCCATGAGAGCTGAAGCTGGGAATGAGACAAAGAAGAGTAAGGAGTGTGCGGCACAAAAGAAGCCAATGATCAACCTCGCACGTGTTGAAACCACGGACAAGCCAGCTAAGATGGAGGACCACATGTGTACTTGGCGCGACGTGGTGTTGCGCGGTTTAAAGAGGAAACATGTCTTGcagagtttgttaaagtagattaGTACAGTGTTTTAGGTCTTTTGAATGTAATATATATGTATTGCATCTGGTTACATTTGAAGCAATGAAAAATGCCGATTTAAGAGAACTCTCCAAATATATCTCCAGTGTGCGTGTTCATGGCTCCCGCAGCTTTCTTTCAATGAGGTTAGTGAGATTATATGAAATGCGGTTATATAAGATAGTTGTATTTGTGATAAGAAGTTCTCATGTTTGTAGTGTATGTCTGGTTTACATTGTCTCTAGAAGTTCTAATCTTTTGGCATTACTGAGATTAGATTTCATGTTTTGGATTTCTCAGTGATCACACTTCTATAGTTGTTGTTCAGATAATAAAGGATAACTCATTCTTCACCCTGTATATGAGGGAAATAGGTTGATTTTTCCACCACTTAATGCTTCCTTGTAATATCTATGCTTCTGAAGCTTCCTAATATGTTGATGCATTCATTGCAACCTTGATCATCATTGCTGAGCTCCTCAGTTCTCGCACAATCGTAAAATCTTTCCATAAAGAACATCGTTACATCTAAAAAAATCCAGTTGTGTTCATTTACCTGTCCTATGCCACCCTTATTCTAATATTTTAGCAAATGAGCTACTTAAAGGTATAGTGCAGGTGGTTTTACCTTTCTCTTTTTCACCGTCTAATTGATGTGTTTATACATTTTGATATATTCATCCGGCTCTACATTTAGTTGTATCTAATTATGCATCAAATGAAAGTAAAGATGCGATTGAGAAGATGAGGGCATGAAGAATGTGTTCAAAGTATATAAAGTTAGGTTATCTTATCTGTTTAAAAGTGTCATTCCACCACCATAAATTGCATCATGCATTTCGTTCAATGTGAGCATTTATTTTTTGTGGTACGACAGGGAACTGATAATGTGAGACAGAATGTGTAGATAGAAACTAATTTCAAGTCACCAATTAGAATAGTAGGCTCAACACATTGAACTTACCGGAGACACTATTTTTACAGGTGACATACACGGTCAGTACCAAGACCTTTTGAGGCTCTTGGAATATGGTGGATATCCCCCATCTGTAACTTACCTCTTTCTCGGAGATTATGTTGATAGAGGCAAGCAGAGTTTGGAAACAATATGCttagtaagagcatctccaatggtggacgtccggtcggacatccgcgacgggcgaccgggacatccgccattgtggcgtttcaacacggatacggacgtcccgtaaggacatcggatgtcctcggacgtgggggcgacgggcgggcggacgtcgccattgtggcgtgggtcggacgtccgggtcggacgtccgggtcggacgtccggtatttaattttttttttaaactctatatatacggctcgttgaacttcatttcattcgcaccgtgggtcggacgtccggtatttgtgaatttgtgattttttttaattgcgggaagtcctagtgggaagggcggattgtgaaggggatgtcctagtgacgtggcagtgggatgggaagtcctagtgatgtggcaggaggtgtttttgggaagtcctagtggatgtccgaatgggacatccgtgcattggagatgctcttattggCTTACAAAGTAAGGTTCAATGTACGGCTTTGGAAGAGGAGGTTCAATGTTCGGCTTTGGAAGATATTCACCGACTGCTTTAATTGTTTGCCCGTTGCTGCACTCATAGATGAAAAGATACTCTGCATGCACGGTGGACTTTCTCCAGAGCTAAAAAATTTGGACCAGATTAGAGAGCTTTCGAGGCCAACTGAGGTTCCCGATAGTGGTCTGCTATGTGATTTGCTTTGGTCCGATCCTGATGCCAAGATTAATGGCTGGGCTGATAGCGATAGGGGGGTTTCTTGTACCTTTGGGGCTGGTGCAGTTGCGGAGTTTTTGGATAACAATGAGTTGGATCTCATTTGCAGGGGTCATCAGGTATATATGCTTCTCCTTGGCATGTTTCATCTTATTTTTCCTTCTGCTTTCTGATTCCTAGACAAATCACAATGTTGGTGTTTCGTGCCTTGTTTTTATGTCGTAATGGTTTGATATTTTGA is a window of Salvia splendens isolate huo1 chromosome 3, SspV2, whole genome shotgun sequence DNA encoding:
- the LOC121796704 gene encoding serine/threonine-protein phosphatase PP1 isozyme 9-like, with amino-acid sequence MMTMEGMMDTAVLDDIIRRLLEGKGGKQVKLSEVEIRQLCVNARQIFLSRPKDIELTGDTIFTGDIHGQYQDLLRLLEYGGYPPSVTYLFLGDYVDRGKQSLETICLMLLLAYKVRFNVRLWKRRFNVRLWKIFTDCFNCLPVAALIDEKILCMHGGLSPELKNLDQIRELSRPTEVPDSGLLCDLLWSDPDAKINGWADSDRGVSCTFGAGAVAEFLDNNELDLICRGHQVVEDGYEFFAQRRLVTIFSAPNYESLICSFEILKPAPSNSKVPLKKPPKIGGSM